Proteins encoded by one window of Fusarium graminearum PH-1 chromosome 1, whole genome shotgun sequence:
- a CDS encoding choline-phosphate cytidylyltransferase, translating into MSSPSGSSQGGKRKRNSLRVESTHDFAENGIQTSSRDASGEEGDTTAAESGRLHARGSAPIPKRQRSSSNRDNTIDPGEPSDTTEASIDIAERVGRKGRQALKELDEEEQRRIEAMPPPPIGNLQDPAGGYKTNPPPVGRPVRVYADGVFDLFHLGHMRQLEQAKKAFPDTTLVVGVTGDHETHKRKGLTVMSAAERAETLRHCKWVDEVIEDCPWVVTPEFLDENKLDYVAHDDLPYGADEGDDIYQPIKAAGKFLVTQRTEGVSTTGLITRIVRDYEKYIARQFKRGTSRQELNVSWLKKNELDLKRHVQDLRENITNNWSTTGQELGRELKQFWPVSRPQSPARFNSAGTAEGLRSPTTPGTSGTPKEFITGYALGLVGGVRGWMTKSRTNVADGSRPPSDDESEESDAHAKSPKESSNTPTAVAPSKL; encoded by the exons ATGTCGTCGCCCTCCGGATCATCTCAAGGCGGCAAGCGCAAGAGAAACTCGCTTCGCGTCGAATCCACACACGACTTTGCTGAGAATGGCATCCAGACATCCTCGCGCGATGCTTCAGGCGAGGAGGGTGATACCACAGCCGCTGAGTCGGGACGTCTTCACGCCCGCGGCTCAGCTCCAATTCCTAAGAGGCAGCGCTCTAGCTCGAACCGTGATAACACCATTGACCCTGGTGAGCCCAGCGACACCACCGAGGCCAGTATCGACATTGCTGAGCGAGTTGGTCGCAAAGGACGCCAAGCCTTGAAGGAGCTCGATGAAGAGGAGCAACGCAGAATTGAGGCTATGCCCCCTCCTCCCATTGGCAACCTACAAGACCCTGCTGGTGGCTACAAGACCAACCCTCCCCCTGTTGGACGACCTGTCCGTGTCTACGCCGATGGCgtctttgatctcttccaCTTGGG TCACATGCGACAACtcgagcaggccaagaaggctttccCCGACACAACGCTGGTCGTCGGCGTCACAGGCGATCACGAAACACACAAGCGCAAGGGTTTGACTGTCATGTCTGCCGCTGAGCGTGCCGAGACCCTCCGTCACTGCAAATGGGTCGATGAGGTTATCGAAGACTGCCCATGGGTTGTCACTCCCGAGTTCCTCGACGAGAACAAGCTCGATTACGTTGCCCACGACGATCTCCCCTATGGCGCTGACGAAGGTGACGACATTTACCAGCCCATCAAGGCCGCTGGCAAGTTCCTCGTTACCCAGCGTACAGAGGGTGTCAGCACAACTGGCCTCATCACAAG AATCGTGCGCGACTACGAGAAGTATATTGCCAGACAGTTCAAGCGCGGTACTTCCCGCCAGGAACTCAACGTCAGctggctcaagaagaacgaatTGGACCTCAAGCGTCACGTCCAGGACCTCCGAGAGAACATCACAAACAACTGGTCCACCACtggccaagaacttggtCGTGAGCTGAAGCAGTTCTGGCCCGTCAGCCGTCCTCAAAGTCCTGCCCGATTTAACAGCGCGGGTACCGCCGAGGGACTTCGTTCACCTACGACCCCAGGTACTTCTGGTACACCCAAGGAGTTTATCACTGGATACGCCCTCGGCCTTGTCGGTGGTGTTAGGGGATGG ATGACCAAGAGCCGAACGAATGTCGCCGATGGCAGCCGACCTCCCAGTGACGATGAGTCTGAAGAGAGCGATGCCCACGCCAAGTCGCCAAAGGAGTCGTCAAACACCCCGACGGCGGTCGCTCCCTCCAAGCTGTAA